One segment of Chionomys nivalis chromosome 3, mChiNiv1.1, whole genome shotgun sequence DNA contains the following:
- the Dvl3 gene encoding segment polarity protein dishevelled homolog DVL-3 isoform X2, giving the protein MGETKIIYHLDGQETPYLVKLPLPAERVTLADFKGVLQRPSYKFFFKSMDDDFGVVKEEISDDNAKLPCFNGRVVSWLVSAEGSHPEPAPFCADNPAELPPSMERTGGIGDSRPPSFHPHASGGSQENLDNDTETDSLVSAQRERPRRRDGPEHARLNGTAKGERRREPGGYDSSSTLMSSELETTSFFDSDEDDSTSRFSSSTEQSSASRLMRRHKRRRRKQKVSRIERSSSFSSITDSTMSLNIITVTLNMEKYNFLGISIVGQSNERGDGGIYIGSIMKGGAVAADGRIEPGDMLLQVNEINFENMSNDDAVRVLREIVHKPGPITLTVAKCWDPSPRGCFTLPRSEPIRPIDPAAWVSHTAAMTGTFPAYGMSPSLSTITSTSSSITSSIPDTERLDDFHLSIHSDMAAIVKAMASPESGLEVRDRMWLKITIPNAFIGSDVVDWLYHNVEGFTDRREARKYASNLLKAGFIRHTVNKITFSEQCYYIFGDLCGNMANLSLHDHDGSSGASDQDTLAPLPHPGAAPWPMAFPYQYPPPPHPYNPHPGFPELGYSYGGGSASSQHSEGSRSSGSNRSGSDRRKEKDPKAGDSKSGGSGSESDHTTRSSLRGPRERAPSERSGPAASEHSHRSHHSLTSSLRSHHTHPSYGPPGVPPLYGPPMLMMTPQPAAMGPPGAPPGRDLASVPPELTASRQSFRMAMGNPTKNSGLFDFL; this is encoded by the exons AGTGGTGAAGGAGGAGATCTCGGATGACAATGCCAAGCTACCCTGCTTCAATGGCCGCGTGGTGTCCTGG CTGGTATCCGCTGAGGGCTCTCACCCAGAGCCAGCCCCCTTCTGTGCTGACAACCCGGCAGAGCTGCCACCTTCAATGGAGCGCACAGGAGGCATTGGGGACTCTCGACCCCCATCTTTTCA CCCTCATGCCAGTGGAGGCAGCCAGGAGAACCTGGACAATGACACGGAGACCGACTCCTTGGTGTCTGCCCAACGGGAGCGGCCCCGACGGAGGGATGGCCCAGAACACG CCCGGCTCAATGGAACTGCGAAGGGGGAGCGGCGGCGGGAGCCAGGCGGCTATGACAGTTCATCCACCCTTATGAGCAGTGAGCTGGAGACTACCAGCTTCTTTGACTCTGATGAGGATGACTCCACCAGCAG GTTCAGCAGCTCCACAGAACAGAGCAGTGCCTCGCGCCTGATGAGGAGACACaagcggcggcggcggaagcagaaGGTCTCCCGGATTGAGCGG TCCTCATCCTTCAGCAGTATCACAGACTCCACCATGTCCCTCAATATCATCACGGTCACTCTCAACATGG AAAAGTATAACTTCTTGGGCATCTCCATTGTGGGCCAAAGCAACGAGCGAGGTGACGGAGGCATCTACATTGGCTCCATCATGAAAGGTGGGGCTGTGGCGGCCGATGGACGCATTGAGCCAGGAGACATGCTGTTACAG GTAAATGAGATCAACTttgagaacatgagcaatgacGATGCAGTCCGAGTACTTCGGGAGATCGTACACAAACCAGG GCCCATCACTCTGACTGTAGCCAAGTGCTGGGACCCAAGTCCACGTGGCTGCTTCACATTACCCCGGA GTGAGCCCATCCGGCCCATTGACCCTGCAGCCTGGGTCTCTCACACTGCAGCCATGACAGGCACCTTCCCTGCCTATGGCATGAGCCCCTCCCTGagcaccatcacctccaccagcTCCTCTATCACCAGCTCCATCCCCGACACAGAAC GCCTAGATGACTTCCACCTCTCAATCCACAGTGACATGGCAGCCATCGTAAAAGCCATGGCCTCCCCTGAATCAGGGTTGGAGGTTCGAGACCGCATGTGGCTCAAGATTACCATTCCCAATGCTTTTATTG GCTCAGATGTGGTGGACTGGCTGTACCACAACGTGGAAGGATTCACAGACCGGCGGGAGGCCCGCAAGTACGCCAGCAACCTGCTGAAAGCCGGTTTCATCCGCCATACCGTCAACAAAATCACGTTCTCCGAGCAGTGCTACTACATCTTTGGTGACCTCTGTGGCA ATATGGCCAACCTGTCACTTCACGACCATGATGGCTCCAGCGGCGCCTCTGACCAGGACACACTAGCTCCTTTGCCACACCCAGGGGCTGCTCCTTGGCCTATGGCTTTCCCTTACCAGTACCCACCACCTCCGCATCCCTACAATCCACACCCAGGCTTCCCAGAACTAGGCTACAGCTACGGCGGGGGCAGTGCCAGCAGTCAGCACAGTGAAG GCAGTCGAAGCAGTGGCTCCAACCGAAGTGGCAGCGACCGGCGCAAGGAGAAGGACCCAAAAGCTGGGGACTCCAAATCAGGTGGTAGTGGCAGTGAATCAGACCACACTACACGCAGCAGTCTGCGAGGGCCGCGGGAGCGGGCACCAAGCGAGCGCTCAGGCCCAGCGGCCAGTGAGCACAGCCACCGCAGCCACCACTCGCTGACCAGCAGCCTGCGCAGCCACCACACGCACCCCAGCTATGGCCCGCCCGGAGTGCCTCCTCTTTACGGTCCCCCGATGCTTATGATGACCCCGCAGCCTGCAGCCATGGGGCCCCCAGGAGCGCCTCCAGGCCGTGACCTGGCCTCGGTGCCCCCGGAACTGACAGCCAGCAGACAGTCCTTCCGCATGGCAATGGGAAACCCCA CTAAGAATTCCGGGCTGTTTGACTTTCTGTGA
- the Dvl3 gene encoding segment polarity protein dishevelled homolog DVL-3 isoform X1: protein MGETKIIYHLDGQETPYLVKLPLPAERVTLADFKGVLQRPSYKFFFKSMDDDFGVVKEEISDDNAKLPCFNGRVVSWLVSAEGSHPEPAPFCADNPAELPPSMERTGGIGDSRPPSFHPHASGGSQENLDNDTETDSLVSAQRERPRRRDGPEHAARLNGTAKGERRREPGGYDSSSTLMSSELETTSFFDSDEDDSTSRFSSSTEQSSASRLMRRHKRRRRKQKVSRIERSSSFSSITDSTMSLNIITVTLNMEKYNFLGISIVGQSNERGDGGIYIGSIMKGGAVAADGRIEPGDMLLQVNEINFENMSNDDAVRVLREIVHKPGPITLTVAKCWDPSPRGCFTLPRSEPIRPIDPAAWVSHTAAMTGTFPAYGMSPSLSTITSTSSSITSSIPDTERLDDFHLSIHSDMAAIVKAMASPESGLEVRDRMWLKITIPNAFIGSDVVDWLYHNVEGFTDRREARKYASNLLKAGFIRHTVNKITFSEQCYYIFGDLCGNMANLSLHDHDGSSGASDQDTLAPLPHPGAAPWPMAFPYQYPPPPHPYNPHPGFPELGYSYGGGSASSQHSEGSRSSGSNRSGSDRRKEKDPKAGDSKSGGSGSESDHTTRSSLRGPRERAPSERSGPAASEHSHRSHHSLTSSLRSHHTHPSYGPPGVPPLYGPPMLMMTPQPAAMGPPGAPPGRDLASVPPELTASRQSFRMAMGNPTKNSGLFDFL, encoded by the exons AGTGGTGAAGGAGGAGATCTCGGATGACAATGCCAAGCTACCCTGCTTCAATGGCCGCGTGGTGTCCTGG CTGGTATCCGCTGAGGGCTCTCACCCAGAGCCAGCCCCCTTCTGTGCTGACAACCCGGCAGAGCTGCCACCTTCAATGGAGCGCACAGGAGGCATTGGGGACTCTCGACCCCCATCTTTTCA CCCTCATGCCAGTGGAGGCAGCCAGGAGAACCTGGACAATGACACGGAGACCGACTCCTTGGTGTCTGCCCAACGGGAGCGGCCCCGACGGAGGGATGGCCCAGAACACG CAGCCCGGCTCAATGGAACTGCGAAGGGGGAGCGGCGGCGGGAGCCAGGCGGCTATGACAGTTCATCCACCCTTATGAGCAGTGAGCTGGAGACTACCAGCTTCTTTGACTCTGATGAGGATGACTCCACCAGCAG GTTCAGCAGCTCCACAGAACAGAGCAGTGCCTCGCGCCTGATGAGGAGACACaagcggcggcggcggaagcagaaGGTCTCCCGGATTGAGCGG TCCTCATCCTTCAGCAGTATCACAGACTCCACCATGTCCCTCAATATCATCACGGTCACTCTCAACATGG AAAAGTATAACTTCTTGGGCATCTCCATTGTGGGCCAAAGCAACGAGCGAGGTGACGGAGGCATCTACATTGGCTCCATCATGAAAGGTGGGGCTGTGGCGGCCGATGGACGCATTGAGCCAGGAGACATGCTGTTACAG GTAAATGAGATCAACTttgagaacatgagcaatgacGATGCAGTCCGAGTACTTCGGGAGATCGTACACAAACCAGG GCCCATCACTCTGACTGTAGCCAAGTGCTGGGACCCAAGTCCACGTGGCTGCTTCACATTACCCCGGA GTGAGCCCATCCGGCCCATTGACCCTGCAGCCTGGGTCTCTCACACTGCAGCCATGACAGGCACCTTCCCTGCCTATGGCATGAGCCCCTCCCTGagcaccatcacctccaccagcTCCTCTATCACCAGCTCCATCCCCGACACAGAAC GCCTAGATGACTTCCACCTCTCAATCCACAGTGACATGGCAGCCATCGTAAAAGCCATGGCCTCCCCTGAATCAGGGTTGGAGGTTCGAGACCGCATGTGGCTCAAGATTACCATTCCCAATGCTTTTATTG GCTCAGATGTGGTGGACTGGCTGTACCACAACGTGGAAGGATTCACAGACCGGCGGGAGGCCCGCAAGTACGCCAGCAACCTGCTGAAAGCCGGTTTCATCCGCCATACCGTCAACAAAATCACGTTCTCCGAGCAGTGCTACTACATCTTTGGTGACCTCTGTGGCA ATATGGCCAACCTGTCACTTCACGACCATGATGGCTCCAGCGGCGCCTCTGACCAGGACACACTAGCTCCTTTGCCACACCCAGGGGCTGCTCCTTGGCCTATGGCTTTCCCTTACCAGTACCCACCACCTCCGCATCCCTACAATCCACACCCAGGCTTCCCAGAACTAGGCTACAGCTACGGCGGGGGCAGTGCCAGCAGTCAGCACAGTGAAG GCAGTCGAAGCAGTGGCTCCAACCGAAGTGGCAGCGACCGGCGCAAGGAGAAGGACCCAAAAGCTGGGGACTCCAAATCAGGTGGTAGTGGCAGTGAATCAGACCACACTACACGCAGCAGTCTGCGAGGGCCGCGGGAGCGGGCACCAAGCGAGCGCTCAGGCCCAGCGGCCAGTGAGCACAGCCACCGCAGCCACCACTCGCTGACCAGCAGCCTGCGCAGCCACCACACGCACCCCAGCTATGGCCCGCCCGGAGTGCCTCCTCTTTACGGTCCCCCGATGCTTATGATGACCCCGCAGCCTGCAGCCATGGGGCCCCCAGGAGCGCCTCCAGGCCGTGACCTGGCCTCGGTGCCCCCGGAACTGACAGCCAGCAGACAGTCCTTCCGCATGGCAATGGGAAACCCCA CTAAGAATTCCGGGCTGTTTGACTTTCTGTGA